One genomic segment of Corvus moneduloides isolate bCorMon1 chromosome 23, bCorMon1.pri, whole genome shotgun sequence includes these proteins:
- the UBXN11 gene encoding UBX domain-containing protein 11, producing MPGCLLGQGIPARLPPLLLEGTTPEKNMEGAAHADTELTSSLMEKISLLEQKIEKQAQEMRLKDRRIAELEEEIKTLQKGEDAPGSPTTGELEMKCLQLQSQVWEMERFLNDYGLIWVGETRDQLEDTESLQDEEELPARNLWKPGEAVVCEHQIDFDLILENIKDLNSLVGEGISQIEHTPRGARLRRPEPLPLTLYRNGIVVGSGAFRPYQHPSTQQCLQDIMDGYFPSELQPRYPDGVPLQVTDRRNVVFQKQDLPGSFPGLGQMVGTSESNKVQETSEIPGPKASLEQFPNELSKPLKHRGRVGSARGVAGAVPQGSDGQRSSKEILVETPGLAALERYRVKPAEGAKAPGPDFCTLRIRSESGEQMYEVKMLLTDTIGDLRQHLAHIRGGNSDSYEIISTFPQRVYTDNSRSLQECGLVPSASLLLRRRDPSQQEGMGLQTG from the exons ATGCCAGGCTGTCTCCTAGGACAAGGAATCCCTGCAAGGCTCCCTCCACTCCTGCTTGAGGGGACAACACCGGAAAAGAATATGGAGG GTGCAGCTCACGCTGACACGGAGCTCACGTCCTCTCTGATGGAAAAAATCTCTCTGTTGGAACAGAAAATAGAGAAACAGGCACAAGAAATGCGGCTGAAG GACCGGAGGATTGCTGAACTCGAGGAGGAGATAAAGACTCTTCAGAAAGGAGAAG ATGCTCCTGGCTCCCCCACCACAGGAGAACTGGAAATGAAGTGTcttcagctgcagagccaggtcTGGGAGATGGAG CGGTTCCTGAATGACTATGGTCTGATTTGGGTTGGAGAGACACGGGACCAGCTGGAAGACACAGAATCACTCCAGGATGAAGAGGAGCTGCCAGCAAGGAACCTCTGGAAGCCGG GTGAGGCCGTTGTTTGCGAACACCAGATTGATTTCGATTTAATCTTGGAGAACATTAAGGATTTGAACTCGCTGGTCGGAGAGGGCATTTCTCAGATTGAGCACACGCCCCGGGGGGCTCGGCTGAGGCGGCCAGAGCCCCTCCCTCTCACCCTGTACCGAAATGGGATCGTCGTGGGCAGTGGAGCCTTCCGGCCCTACCAGCATCCCTCCACACAG CAATGCCTGCAGGACATCATGGATGGTTATTtcccctcagagctgcagccGCGCTACCCCGACGGCGTCCCCTTGCAG GTCACTGACAGGAGGAACGTGGTCTTTCAGAAGCAAGACCTTCCAGGGAGTTTTCCTGGCCTTGGCCAGATGGTCGGTACTTCAGAATCCAACAAAGTGCAGGAAACCTCCGAGATCCCAG gtCCCAAAGCCTCCCTGGAGCAGTTTCCCAACGAGCTTTCCAAGCCCCTGAAGCACAGAGGGAGAGTGGGCAGTGCCCGAGGCGTGGCTGGAGCAGTGCCACAG GGCTCTGATGGGCAGCGGAGCAGCAAAGAAATCCTGGTGGAAACACCTGGGCTGGCTGCCCTGGAGAGATACAG GGTGAAGCCAGCTGAGGGGGCCAAAGCTCCTGGCCCTGATTTCTGCACTCTGCGCATCAGATCCGAGAGCGGGGAGCAGATGTACGAGGTGAAGATGCTGCTCACAGACACCATCGGGGACCTGCGCCAGCACCTCGCCCACATCAG GGGTGGAAACTCGGACTCGTATGAGATCATCAGCACCTTTCCCCAGAGGGTGTACACAGACAACTCCAGGAGCCTGCAGGAATGTGGGCTGGTCCCCAgtgcctccctgctgctgcgGAGGAGAGACCCCTCCCAAcaggaggggatggggctgcagACAGGGTGA
- the CRYBG2 gene encoding beta/gamma crystallin domain-containing protein 2 yields MDPPFRHSKSRGFISSAELSMKQGAAGAPEGRSRFQKVSLVSRRLESTGSARGRDGSPSRVSLLLQAWEREIVEKTGSSPTTPTHREHSSSVSLLKDFTAHGPIFSQVYSPAQRPRRQDERGKGGPGGDGTPALAGAPREVPVHRESYVHGTLLPTRPAERPAGAPGDGPGAPYAAKPGCVPALPRARQVTVLRTGRDAAGPEPRPPEGREAPNGTHDTAGATTASPQRDSPRQDGSGSAVAAAGKESSPATTEAAGPLAEGSPEEKDSPQAEPTLVNATLGADRPGDPQTSLTSSPQCPSAGAAGAGEGSVTDVDGTTSATPPRTESPPAAGSTPEKPSSEVSDGPEPSSETPASAKAEIELEGDETMGDPQGRAQELENIPEPPTEPPAPDAPAESLPEATEEDPELLVDMEIFVDTLRNMEPSEMRKAPKAPRQPRPSALGRCAALPPIHEDRVAPRAPVSLPEALRELLARGPAGRPSETPEEEEEVENPYLSPEERAAAGTLRGVPKDSVVGDGWVEGGSLLGTLGADGKAKLAAGGPAERSVLFRGNVLKGMALLSHFLEQRAAGADEGKPYSRLDNSVLYSRFVSPSAALLELPDSNGGTGSPFLGDHNGLGPGGHSGPEMTMLEALSSGSVPSVTEEPESTVTLCPEDVLEDKEGLEKINTRPGKIILYSDAGFAGQKREIWGDVPDATSWELSHTISIRVIRGGWVMYEKPRFRGRKCVLAEGDVEIDNPWTAYGESGENGQPRGSRAFRIGSFKRVVRDYRTPEISLFAEENGEGARLRFTGSAEDTRTRGQALAAASIIVHSGLWLVYSKPFFDDDPYVLEPGGYPNLKAWGAKDPSSICSMHPIRLGCPVVERPGEPRVLIYEAAAFQGRSFTISRDIYDLKRLPEPALPTVGSLRVLGGCWVGYEKEGFRGHQYLLEEGEYQDWRQWGGYSKELVSLRLIRTDFSDPALVLFEALDFEEGPSVELSEALPDTQLAGYGTVTQSIHVLSGVWVAYEGPNYSGEQYILEKGVYRNCEDWGATDCHIASAQPILQVREHNLHFVSKILLFTEPDFLGDHVAFEEDQEALPKAFIPRSCRVRGGSWILFDGQDFAGEQHVLSEGEYPTLSAMGCLCSTAIRSLKKVPLFFSEPSIFLHGLECFEGKEIELNSEVRSLQAEGFNNHVLSVRVKGGIWVLCEHGDFRGRQWLLDCTEITNWLTYSGLQHVGSLYPIRQRRIYFRIRSRELELFLSVPDDVEDMKAGRVVVSSLGEQSSSVWYYEDGLIKNQVAPNMSLQVIGPAGRAAKAVLWSESRMPRQTWSVDSRGRIHSQMFEDMILDVKGGRTYDRDHAIIWEMADERPTQIWDIQVL; encoded by the exons ATGGATCCGCCGTTCCGGCACTCCAAGAGCAGGGGCTTCATCTCCAGCGCGGAGCTCAGCATGAAGCAGGGAGCCGCGGGTGCTCCCGAGGGCAGGTCCCGCTTCCAGAAGGTCTCGCTGGTGTCGCGGCGCCTGGAGAGCACCGGGAGCGCGCGGGGCCGGGACGGGAGCCCCTCCCGCGtgtccctcctgctgcaggccTGGGAGAGGGAGATCGTGGAGAAGACGGGCTCCAGCCCCACCACCCCGACCCACCGCGAGCACTCGTCCTCCGTCAGCCTCCTCAAGGACTTCACGGCGCACGGCCCCATCTTCTCGCAGGTCTATTCCCCGGCGCAGAGGCCCCGGCGCCAGGACGAGCGGGGCAAGGGGGGGCCCGGCGGTGACGGCACCCCCGCCCTGGCGGGTGCCCCCCGAGAGGTGCCCGTGCACAGGGAGAGCTACGTGCACGGCACCCTCCTGCCCACCCGCCCCGCCGAGCGTCCCGCGGGGGCTCCCGGGGACGGTCCCGGTGCCCCGTACGCTGCCAAGCCCGGCTGCGTcccggccctgcccagggccaggcaggtCACCGTGCTGCGGACGGGCAGGGACGCGGCCGGGCCTGAGCCGCGGCCGCCGGAGGGACGGGAAGCCCCAAACGGGACACACGACACTGCCGGGGCCACCACGGCCTCGCCACAGCgggacagccccaggcaggACGGCAGCGGCTCTGCTGTGGCCGCAGCAGGCAAGGAGAGCTCGCCGGCCACCACAGAGGCCGCTGGGCCCCTGGCCGAGGGATCCCCCGAGGAGAAGGACTCACCACAAGCCGAACCCACGCTGGTGAATGCAACCCTGGGAGCCGACAGGCCCGGGGACCCACAAACCAGTCTGACCAGCTCCCCGCAGTGTCCCTCGGCAGGCGCCGCTGGCGCAGGTGAGGGAAGCGTGACAGACGTGGATGGCACCACTTCAGCCACGCCACCGAGGACAGAGAGCCcgccagcagctggcagcaccccCGAAAAACCCTCCTCAGAGGTGAGCGATGGTCCAGAGCCTTCATCTGAAACACCAGCATCAGCAAAGGCTGAGATTGAGTTGGAGGGGGATGAGACGATGGGAgacccccagggcagagcccaaGAGTTGGAGAACATCCCAGAGCCCCCCACCGAGCCCCCAGCCCCTGACGCCCCAGCTGAGAGCCTCCCAGAAGCGACCGAGGAGGACCCCGAGCTGCTGGTGGACATGGAGATCTTCGTGGACACGCTGCGCAACATGGAGCCCTCGGAGATGCGGAAGGCACCCAAGGCCCCGCGGCAGCCCCGGCCGTCGGCGCTGGGCCgctgtgcagctctgcccccCATCCACGAGGACCGTGTGGCCCCCCGCGCCCCCGTGTCCCTGCCCGAGGCCCTGCGGGAGCTGCTggcgcggggcccggcggggcggcccTCGGagacccccgaggaagaggaggaggtcGAGAATCCCTACCTGAGCCCTGAGGAGCGGGCAGCTGCAGGGACCCTCCGTGGAGTGCCCAAGGACAGCGTGGTGGGCGATGGGTGGGTGGAGGGGGGCTCACTCCTGGGGACATTGGGAGCAGATGGAAAAGCCAAACTGGCAgccgggggcccggccgagaggAGCGTGCTCTTCCGAGGGAACGTCCTCAAGGGcatggcactgctctcccaCTTTTTGGAGCAGAGGGCAGCCGGAGCTGATGAGGGCAAGCCCTACTCCCGCCTGGACAACAGTGTGCTCTACAGCCGCTTTGTGTCCCCCAGCGCCGCCCTGCTCGAGCTGCCTGACAGCAACGGGGGCACGGGCTCACCCTTCCTCGGGGACCACAATGGGCTGGGCCCTGGTGGCCATTCTGGCCCTGAGATGACCATGCTGGAAGCCCTGAGTTCTGGTTCTGTCCCTTCTGTCACCGAGGAGCCAGAGAGCACCGTGACCCTGTGTCCCGAGGATGTCCTG gaggacaaggagggCTTGGAGAAGATCAACACAAGACCTGGCAAG ATCATCCTCTACTCCGATGCCGGCTTCGCGGGGCAGAAACGGGAGATCTGGGGCGACGTCCCCGACGCCACGTCCTGGGAGCTCTCACACACCATCTCCATCCGAGTCATCCGAGGCGG GTGGGTGATGTACGAGAAGCCGCGGTTCCGCGGGCGCAAGTGCGTCCTGGCCGAGGGGGACGTGGAGATCGACAACCCCTGGACGGCGTACGGGGAGAGCGGGGAGAACGGGCAGCCCCGCGGGAGCCGCGCCTTCCGCATCGGCTCCTTCAAGAGGGTGGTGCGG GACTACCGGACCCCCGAGATCAGCCTCTTTGCCGAGGAGAACGGCGAGGGCGCCCGGCTCAGGTTCACCGGCTCGGCCGAGGACACCCGCACGCGGGGACAGGCGCTGGCTGCCGCCTCCATCATCGTCCACTCGGGCCT CTGGCTGGTTTACTCCAAGCCTTTCTTCGATGATGATCCCTACGTTCTGGAGCCAGGCGGGTATCCCAATTTAAAGGCTTGGGGAGCAAAGGACCCATCATCCATCTGCTCCATGCATCCCATCAGGCTG gGCTGCCCCGTTGTGGAGAGACCTGGTGAGCCACGG gtgctgaTCTACGAGGCCGCAGCTTTCCAGGGCCGCAGCTTCACCATCAGCAGAGACATCTACGACCTGAAGCGCCTGCCCGAGCCAGCGCTGCCCACCGTGGGCTCCCTGCGTGTCCTGGGTGGCTG ctgggTTGGCTACGAGAAGGAAGGTTTCCGTGGCCACCAGTACCTGCTGGAGGAAGGGGAGTACCAGGACTGGAGGCAGTGGGGCGGCTACAGCAAGGAGCTGGTGTCCCTACGGCTGATCCGGACG GATTTCTCCGACCCAGCACTGGTCCTTTTTGAGGCCCTGGACTTTGAGGAGGGCCCGAGCGTGGAGCTGAGCGAGGCGCTCCCCGACACGCAGCTGGCCGGCTACGGCACCGTCACCCAGTCCATCCACGTGCTGAGCGGCGT GTGGGTGGCCTACGAGGGCCCCAACTACTCCGGTGAGCAGTACATCCTGGAGAAGGGGGTGTACCGCAACTGCGAGGACTGGGGGGCCACCGACTGTCACATCGCCTCGGCACAGCCCATCCTGCAG GTCAGGGAACACAACCTCCACTTCGTCTCCAAG aTCCTGCTTTTCACAGAGCCTGACTTCTTGGGGGATCACGTTGCCTTTGAGGAGGACCAGGAGGCCCTGCCCAAAGCCTTCATCCCACGCTCCTGCAGAGTCCGTGGGGGCAG CTGGATCCTGTTCGACGGGCAGGACTTTGCAGGGGAGCAGCACGTGCTGTCCGAGGGTGAGTACCCCACGCTCAGCGCCAtgggctgcctctgctccaCTGCCATCCGCTCCTTGAAGAAGGTTCCACTG TTTTTCTCGGAGCCCTCCATCTTCCTGCATGGGCTGGAGTGTTTCGAGGGGAAGGAGATTGAGCTGAACTCCGAAGTGCGGAGTCTGCAGGCAGAGGGTTTCAACAACCACGTGCTGTCGGTGCGGGTCAAAGGCGGGAT ctgggTGCTGTGCGAGCACGGCGACTTCCGAGGGCGGCAGTGGCTGCTGGACTGCACCGAGATCACCAACTGGCTGACCTACAGTGGGCTCCAGCACGTGGGGTCCCTCTACCCCATCCGCCAG AGACGGATCTATTTCCGCatcaggagcagggagctggagctctTCCTCTCGGTCCCCGACGACGTGGAGGACATGAAGGCGGGGCGGGTGGTGGTCTCCAGCCTGGGCGAGCAGAGCAGCTCCGTCTGGTACTACGAGGATGGGCTGATCAAAAACCAG GTGGCCCCCAACATGAGCCTGCAGGTCATCGGGCCGGCTGGGAGGGCCGCGAAGGCCGTGCTGTGGTCCGAGAGCCGGATGCCACGCCAGACCTGGAGCGTTGATTCTCGGGGACGGATCCACAGCCAGATGTTCGAGGACATGATCCTTGATGTCAAGG GCGGCCGAACTTACGACCGGGACCACGCCATCATTTGGGAAATGGCTGATGAACGACCCACGCAGATCTGGGACATccaggtgctgtga